A genome region from Nocardia sp. NBC_01730 includes the following:
- a CDS encoding MarR family winged helix-turn-helix transcriptional regulator → MESGRALPPSLLDLDIYLLSRVGKAARGRFADRLSTRGLRLWHMAILAALADFGPHAQRDLAERLSIHPSDVAKIVDELEAAGQVERARDDSDRRRITVRLTRTGRTALKALDHEAHEISDEILAPLTPAERTHLTVMLQRLFAHAYPDSVAAPAQRFVRLLESEDLG, encoded by the coding sequence ATGGAATCCGGACGCGCGCTGCCACCGAGCCTGCTCGACCTGGACATCTACCTGCTGTCGCGGGTCGGCAAGGCCGCACGCGGCCGATTCGCGGATCGCCTGTCGACCCGTGGACTGCGACTGTGGCACATGGCGATCCTCGCCGCACTGGCCGATTTCGGCCCGCATGCCCAACGCGATCTGGCCGAGCGGCTGTCCATCCACCCGAGCGACGTCGCCAAGATCGTCGACGAGCTGGAAGCCGCCGGACAGGTCGAACGCGCGCGCGACGACAGCGACCGCCGCCGAATCACCGTCCGCCTGACGCGAACCGGTCGCACGGCGCTGAAGGCACTCGACCACGAAGCCCACGAGATCAGCGACGAGATCCTCGCCCCGCTCACCCCTGCCGAGCGCACCCACTTGACCGTGATGTTGCAACGCCTTTTCGCGCACGCGTATCCGGATTCCGTTGCCGCTCCGGCACAGCGGTTCGTGCGTCTACTCGAAAGCGAAGACCTTGGTTGA
- a CDS encoding polysaccharide lyase family 7 protein, producing the protein MLLGAAEIMVTGACSSTPSAPVDSANGRSTAPLGGVPLSGWKLTLPVADSGRKAKIIDPAAVTAPWLARDGAGNLAFWAPARGVTTFHSDHPRTELDSRTEFRAGSSIHNLRASLSVTQLPDKSKKIIVGQMHGAGSISSVPFVMVVYDSGALDVVVKQKQSGSEGNRDSLLSNVPLGATFDYKITDNGDGSLRFTATYGSTTNMRKVALPASFSDAAVRFQAGDYQQDDVDEDPSDSGRVVFTALSAD; encoded by the coding sequence GTGCTGCTGGGCGCGGCCGAGATCATGGTCACCGGAGCTTGTTCCTCGACTCCGTCCGCGCCAGTCGACTCGGCAAACGGGCGATCGACAGCACCGCTCGGAGGGGTACCGCTGAGCGGTTGGAAGCTCACATTGCCCGTGGCGGATTCGGGCCGCAAGGCGAAGATTATCGATCCAGCTGCCGTCACAGCCCCATGGTTGGCTCGCGACGGTGCCGGCAATCTGGCTTTCTGGGCGCCGGCCCGTGGTGTGACAACTTTCCATTCCGATCACCCTCGTACCGAATTGGACAGCCGCACCGAATTCAGAGCGGGTTCGAGCATTCACAACCTGCGGGCGAGCCTGTCGGTAACCCAGCTCCCCGACAAGAGCAAGAAGATCATCGTCGGCCAGATGCACGGTGCGGGAAGTATTTCCTCGGTGCCATTCGTGATGGTCGTCTACGACTCGGGAGCGCTCGACGTCGTCGTCAAGCAGAAGCAATCCGGATCCGAGGGAAACCGCGATTCGCTCTTGTCGAATGTTCCGCTCGGCGCCACGTTCGACTACAAGATCACTGACAATGGTGATGGCAGCTTGAGGTTCACCGCGACATATGGCTCGACTACGAACATGAGAAAGGTCGCACTGCCCGCATCGTTTTCCGATGCTGCCGTCCGGTTCCAGGCAGGTGATTATCAGCAGGACGACGTCGATGAGGACCCCTCCGACAGCGGTCGGGTTGTCTTCACTGCCCTGTCAGCCGACTGA
- a CDS encoding TetR/AcrR family transcriptional regulator has translation MARPLDHAKRAELLAAVVRYIAGHGLVDLSLRPLAAELGTSSRMLIYYFTTKEELLVQALATQRPDIAALFADIEDASALRDRLWDFWTTNTSGEGSTSVKVMLQVLGAACAPHSPYIRYATSAIAVFVSALVEGLRGLDSIDDPEVVATLLVSGLRGILQDRLITGEVERTDRAARRLIEQMVR, from the coding sequence ATGGCTCGCCCCCTCGACCACGCCAAACGCGCCGAACTGCTCGCCGCCGTCGTGCGCTACATCGCCGGCCACGGCCTCGTGGACCTGTCTCTGCGCCCGCTCGCCGCCGAACTCGGCACCAGCTCGCGCATGCTGATCTACTACTTCACGACCAAGGAAGAGCTGCTGGTTCAGGCGCTGGCGACGCAGCGGCCCGACATCGCGGCCCTGTTCGCCGACATCGAGGACGCCTCCGCGCTGCGCGACCGGCTCTGGGATTTCTGGACCACCAACACCTCGGGCGAAGGCAGCACGAGCGTCAAGGTGATGCTCCAGGTGCTCGGCGCGGCGTGTGCTCCGCACAGTCCGTATATTCGCTACGCCACTTCCGCCATCGCCGTCTTCGTGTCGGCGCTCGTCGAAGGCCTGCGTGGCCTCGATTCCATCGATGACCCGGAAGTCGTTGCCACTCTGCTGGTTTCGGGGCTGCGCGGCATCCTCCAGGACCGCCTGATCACGGGCGAGGTCGAACGCACCGACCGCGCGGCCCGGCGCCTTATCGAGCAGATGGTGCGTTAG
- a CDS encoding KasA/KasB family beta-ketoacyl-ACP synthase, with amino-acid sequence MTVTIASETRDSVVVTGYAATTSLADDMDATWSELLAGHSGIGVLDDDFVAEYDLPVRIGGKLRSQPGDQLTRVEQRRHSYVEQMALVLGRRVWRAAGTPELDGERLAVAIGTGLGGGDALISAVDAMRDGGYRKVSPMSVPMVMPNGPAATVGLEIGAKAGVFAPVSACSSGSEAIAHAWRLITTGEADVVVAGGVEGHIHAVPIASFAMMRAMSTRNNEPEHASRPFDRDRDGFVFGEAGALLVLESERHARARGATVHGRVLGAGITSDAYHIVASEPEGVGAARAMRKAMHTAGLQVSDIHHVNAHATSTSIGDASEANAIAAVVPDASVYAPKSALGHSIGAVGALESLITMLTLRDQTVPPTLNLDNRDPAIDLDIVAGGPRTQRIDFALNNSFGFGGHNVALAFGRV; translated from the coding sequence GTGACTGTAACAATCGCTTCAGAAACTCGGGATTCGGTCGTCGTCACCGGTTACGCGGCTACTACGTCGCTCGCCGACGACATGGACGCGACCTGGTCCGAATTGCTGGCGGGCCATAGCGGCATCGGCGTGCTCGACGACGACTTCGTGGCCGAGTACGATCTGCCGGTCCGGATCGGCGGCAAGCTGAGGTCACAGCCCGGCGACCAGCTGACCCGTGTCGAGCAGCGCAGGCACTCCTATGTCGAGCAGATGGCGCTGGTGCTCGGACGCCGGGTCTGGCGCGCCGCGGGCACTCCCGAGCTGGACGGCGAGCGGCTGGCTGTCGCCATCGGCACCGGGCTCGGCGGTGGCGACGCGCTGATCAGCGCGGTCGACGCGATGCGCGACGGCGGGTACCGCAAGGTCTCGCCGATGTCGGTGCCGATGGTGATGCCGAATGGGCCCGCCGCAACAGTCGGCCTGGAAATCGGCGCGAAGGCCGGGGTCTTCGCGCCGGTCTCGGCCTGCTCGTCCGGTTCGGAGGCCATCGCGCACGCCTGGCGGCTGATCACCACCGGAGAGGCGGACGTCGTGGTGGCGGGCGGTGTCGAAGGGCACATCCACGCCGTACCCATCGCGAGCTTCGCGATGATGCGCGCGATGAGCACCCGCAACAACGAGCCGGAGCACGCTTCCCGCCCGTTCGACCGGGACCGCGACGGGTTCGTGTTCGGCGAGGCGGGCGCACTCCTGGTGCTCGAGTCGGAGCGGCACGCGCGAGCCCGCGGCGCCACCGTCCACGGTAGGGTGCTCGGCGCGGGCATCACCTCCGACGCCTACCACATCGTCGCCTCCGAGCCGGAGGGCGTCGGCGCCGCCCGCGCCATGCGCAAGGCCATGCACACTGCCGGACTTCAGGTTTCGGATATCCACCATGTGAACGCGCACGCCACGTCCACATCCATCGGCGATGCCTCGGAGGCGAATGCGATCGCGGCGGTCGTCCCCGACGCCTCGGTCTATGCCCCGAAATCCGCGCTGGGACACTCGATCGGGGCAGTCGGCGCCCTCGAATCGTTGATTACCATGCTGACCCTGCGCGACCAGACCGTCCCGCCCACATTGAATCTCGACAACCGCGATCCGGCGATCGATCTGGACATCGTCGCGGGCGGCCCGCGCACCCAGCGCATCGACTTCGCGCTGAACAACTCGTTCGGATTCGGCGGTCACAACGTCGCCCTCGCGTTCGGCCGGGTCTGA
- a CDS encoding thioesterase family protein, producing MSDAFYLPDPANPQRFVSTELTRGPWSPDAQHAGPPSALLGHVIERCEPRTGFQVGRVAVEILGPVPLEPLTAKARVVRPGRSVEMIEAALSTDRGPVLRANAWRFKLAEPELALPERFLPTGARPGPEQAAPARFPSTQPVGFHTAIDYRFVTGSFTEPGPAICWIRLKYPIVAGTTPSPLERTLAAADSGNGVSAVLDWSRFLFINTDLTVTLHRQPAGEWVCLDAVTHPQPHGIGLAESALYDEKGPLGRSTQTLFLGTR from the coding sequence GTGAGCGACGCCTTCTACCTGCCCGATCCGGCGAATCCGCAGCGATTCGTCTCGACCGAGCTCACCCGCGGTCCCTGGTCGCCGGACGCCCAGCACGCGGGGCCACCTTCGGCGCTGCTCGGTCACGTGATCGAGCGGTGCGAGCCGCGTACAGGGTTCCAGGTCGGGCGCGTCGCCGTCGAGATCCTCGGCCCGGTGCCGCTGGAGCCGCTCACGGCGAAGGCCCGCGTCGTGCGTCCCGGCCGCAGCGTCGAGATGATCGAGGCGGCGCTGTCAACGGATCGCGGGCCGGTGCTGCGGGCGAATGCCTGGCGGTTCAAGCTGGCCGAGCCGGAATTGGCACTACCCGAACGCTTCCTGCCGACCGGCGCCCGCCCCGGACCCGAGCAGGCGGCGCCCGCGCGATTCCCGTCCACCCAGCCGGTCGGCTTCCACACCGCCATCGACTACCGATTCGTCACCGGCTCTTTCACCGAACCGGGCCCGGCGATCTGCTGGATCCGGCTCAAATATCCCATCGTGGCGGGCACCACCCCGAGCCCGCTCGAGCGCACCCTCGCCGCAGCCGACTCCGGGAACGGCGTCAGCGCGGTCCTCGACTGGTCCCGCTTTCTGTTCATCAATACGGACCTGACAGTCACCCTGCATCGCCAGCCCGCGGGCGAATGGGTCTGCCTCGACGCCGTCACCCATCCCCAGCCGCACGGCATAGGTCTGGCCGAATCCGCCCTCTACGACGAAAAGGGTCCCCTGGGCCGCAGCACTCAGACCCTGTTCCTCGGTACCCGATAG
- a CDS encoding TetR/AcrR family transcriptional regulator, producing MPKSSDAPAQKALPGRKAQAARNDGLILEAARAVFLADANAPIAAVAEHAGVGISALYRRYPSKEVLLRTLCHEGLRRYNTEADAALEDSDGWRGLVGFLERVVDADVHSLTVHLAGTFTPDESILSDVMHSGEVTEEIVRRAHATGKLRGGVNPQDLGLILESCSAVVLPGRERTAQLRRRVLTMLVAGLAADGDLPGPPPEAGEFAWRWERRQ from the coding sequence ATGCCGAAATCATCCGACGCCCCAGCTCAGAAGGCATTGCCCGGCCGCAAAGCACAGGCGGCCCGCAACGACGGGTTGATCCTGGAGGCCGCTCGCGCCGTATTCCTTGCTGATGCCAATGCCCCCATCGCCGCCGTCGCGGAACACGCGGGCGTCGGGATCAGCGCGTTGTATCGCCGCTATCCGAGCAAGGAAGTGCTGCTGCGCACCCTCTGCCACGAGGGCCTGCGCCGCTATAACACGGAAGCCGATGCGGCGCTGGAGGATTCGGACGGCTGGCGCGGCCTGGTTGGGTTCCTGGAGCGGGTGGTCGACGCGGACGTGCACTCGCTGACCGTCCACCTCGCGGGCACCTTCACTCCCGACGAATCGATCCTGTCCGACGTCATGCACTCAGGTGAGGTGACCGAGGAGATCGTGCGCCGCGCGCATGCCACCGGCAAGCTGCGCGGGGGCGTGAACCCGCAGGATCTCGGGTTGATTCTGGAGTCGTGCTCGGCCGTCGTGCTCCCGGGCCGGGAGCGCACCGCGCAGCTGCGCCGTCGGGTGCTCACCATGCTGGTGGCGGGCCTGGCCGCGGATGGTGATCTGCCCGGCCCTCCGCCGGAGGCGGGTGAGTTCGCCTGGCGCTGGGAACGGCGGCAGTGA
- a CDS encoding epoxide hydrolase family protein produces MTAITPSRIAIKPFRIDVPQAQLDDLTDRLRRALWPSELPGVGDSYGVPGDRVRALAEYWVERFDWRALEAKLNAYPQFTTEIDGEDIHFLHIESARPDAVPVILTHGWPGTVLEFLDVIAPLTAPDSADVPAFHLVIPSLPGFGFSGPTRSTGWNRYRTAKAWVELMDRLGYQRYGAIGNDAGSMVAPEMAKIAADRMIGVHVTQLYSFPSGDPAEFEGMSQEDMAALQHLQWFHDNKMAFNILHSQQPQTLAYALADSPVGLLGWNAQLMGESLDEEFVIGNVAIYWLTGTAASSIRFYYEDANATEQPQGPTTVPTGLAMFKGDFQSIRRFAERDHENIVRWNSYDPEPVESSANDAAGHYAAHEAPELLVDDIRQFFAGLD; encoded by the coding sequence ATGACCGCGATCACCCCCTCCCGCATCGCCATCAAGCCCTTTCGGATCGACGTCCCGCAGGCCCAGCTCGACGATCTGACCGACCGCCTCCGCCGCGCCCTGTGGCCGAGCGAGCTGCCCGGTGTCGGCGATTCCTACGGTGTTCCTGGAGATCGCGTTCGGGCCCTCGCCGAGTACTGGGTGGAGCGGTTCGACTGGCGGGCGCTCGAAGCGAAGCTCAACGCCTACCCGCAGTTCACCACCGAAATCGACGGCGAAGACATCCACTTCTTGCATATCGAGTCCGCGCGGCCCGACGCCGTCCCGGTGATCCTCACCCACGGCTGGCCGGGCACCGTCCTGGAATTCCTGGACGTCATCGCGCCGCTGACCGCGCCGGATTCGGCCGACGTGCCCGCTTTCCACCTGGTCATCCCCTCGCTGCCCGGCTTCGGTTTCTCCGGCCCCACCCGAAGCACGGGCTGGAACCGCTACCGCACCGCCAAGGCGTGGGTGGAGCTGATGGACCGGCTCGGTTACCAGCGCTACGGCGCGATCGGGAACGACGCGGGCTCGATGGTCGCGCCCGAGATGGCCAAGATCGCGGCCGACCGGATGATCGGGGTGCACGTGACGCAGCTGTACTCGTTCCCGTCCGGCGACCCGGCCGAGTTCGAGGGGATGTCACAGGAGGACATGGCCGCGCTGCAGCATCTGCAGTGGTTCCACGACAACAAGATGGCGTTCAACATCCTGCACAGCCAGCAGCCGCAGACGCTGGCGTACGCACTTGCCGATTCGCCGGTGGGGCTGCTCGGCTGGAACGCGCAGCTGATGGGCGAGAGCCTGGACGAGGAGTTCGTGATCGGCAACGTGGCGATCTACTGGCTGACCGGCACCGCCGCCTCGTCCATCCGCTTCTACTACGAGGACGCCAACGCCACCGAGCAGCCGCAGGGTCCGACCACGGTGCCGACCGGATTGGCCATGTTCAAAGGTGACTTCCAGTCGATCCGCCGGTTCGCCGAGCGTGACCACGAGAACATCGTCCGCTGGAACTCCTACGACCCCGAACCTGTCGAGAGCAGCGCCAACGACGCGGCGGGCCACTACGCCGCACATGAGGCCCCGGAGTTGCTGGTTGACGACATCCGGCAGTTTTTCGCGGGTCTCGACTGA